A genomic window from Pseudomonadota bacterium includes:
- a CDS encoding indolepyruvate ferredoxin oxidoreductase family protein: MALAAVTLDDKYTLERGRVFLTGSQALARLPMMQRQRDRHAGLDTGGFISGYRGSPLGGLDMALWSAKRFLSAQDIHFWPGVNEDLAATAILGSQQLHVFPGAKKDGVFSIWYGKAPGVARSGDAFSHGNAAGAAKHGGVLLLAGDDHAPKSSTLSCQSELFLQASKVPILYPAGVQDFLDFGLYGWALSRYSGLWVSFKVVSDTVEASGSVEVDPDRVKIVEPTDYTMPQGGLNIRWPDPWYLLDDRIELERIPAAQAFVRANGLDRVVMDSPKARLGIVCAGKAYLDVRQALDDLGIDEDGAAAIGLRIYKLAMTWPIEPQGLRAFADGLEEILVVEEKHPFIEPQIKTALYDLPDSRRPRVVGKADQEGKPLLSRCRELTPAQIGRVIAERISSYHDSERIRERLAFLDAKQRSITALVSPIERTPYFCSGCPHNTSTKVPEGSQALSGIGCHFMAQWMDRRTDTYTHMGAEGVTWIGQAHFTETKHMFVNIGDGTYFHSGILAVRACVAANVNITFKILYNDAVAMTGGQPADGPLDVPIVTRQMHAEGVRRIVVVTDEPEKYPVGTSFAPGVTIHHRDDLDQVQRDIREWPGVSVLVYDQTCAAEKRRRRKRGKFPDPAKRVYINERVCEGCGDCSEKSNCLSVIPVETEFGRKRAIDQSSCNKDFSCLNGFCPSFVSVLGGGMRKRKSSATDIEELSAQLPEPTRPGVESPYGILVTGIGGTGVVTIGALLGMAAHLEGKGVSILDITGLAQKGGAVLSHVRIAADPEALHAVRIAAGEANLVLGCDLVVAAGKEALATVREGRTMAVVDSHETPTAGFTRNPDIRFPGKALTKLISEATGTGNAEFLDSTTLATNLLGDSIASNLFMLGYAYQRGLIPVSSEAILRAIELNGVAVPMNTRAFLWGRQAAHDLPSVEQAAKPATGVPAIRRLSETLDELIDRRATDLTAYQNTAYARRYRDFVERVRAVEQEKANGMTGLAEAAARYHYKLLAYKDEYEVARLYADPAFLAGLRDRFDGDFKLEFNLAPPILAPRDPVTGELKKMTFGPWMLPAFRVLAKLRFLRGSALDPFGKSAERRRERALIEEYEETMGDILTGLNHDNHALAVEIAGLPEHIRGYGHVKERHLAAAEARRGELLKAWRSPAVPEQAAE, from the coding sequence ATGGCACTTGCCGCCGTCACTCTGGATGACAAATACACGCTCGAGCGCGGCCGGGTCTTCCTGACCGGAAGCCAGGCCCTGGCGCGCCTGCCGATGATGCAGCGCCAGCGCGACCGCCATGCCGGGCTCGATACCGGCGGCTTCATCTCCGGCTACCGCGGCTCGCCCCTGGGCGGGCTGGACATGGCGCTCTGGTCGGCCAAACGCTTCCTCTCGGCCCAGGACATCCATTTTTGGCCCGGCGTGAACGAGGATCTCGCCGCAACGGCGATTCTGGGCAGCCAGCAGCTTCACGTCTTCCCGGGCGCCAAGAAGGACGGCGTCTTTTCCATCTGGTACGGCAAGGCCCCCGGTGTTGCCCGCTCCGGCGACGCCTTCAGCCACGGCAATGCAGCCGGCGCGGCGAAACATGGCGGCGTGCTGCTGCTGGCCGGCGACGACCACGCACCCAAATCCTCCACCCTGTCCTGCCAGAGCGAGCTTTTCCTCCAGGCCTCCAAAGTGCCGATCCTCTACCCCGCCGGGGTCCAGGATTTCCTCGATTTCGGCCTCTACGGCTGGGCCCTGTCGCGCTATTCCGGCCTTTGGGTCAGCTTCAAGGTGGTCTCCGACACGGTCGAAGCCTCGGGCTCGGTCGAGGTCGATCCGGACCGCGTGAAGATCGTCGAGCCGACCGATTACACGATGCCGCAGGGCGGCCTGAACATCCGCTGGCCCGACCCCTGGTATCTCCTGGACGACCGCATCGAACTCGAGCGCATTCCCGCGGCCCAGGCTTTCGTGCGGGCCAACGGGCTGGACCGGGTGGTGATGGATTCGCCCAAGGCGCGGCTCGGCATCGTCTGCGCCGGCAAGGCCTATCTCGACGTGCGCCAGGCCCTCGACGACCTGGGCATCGACGAAGACGGCGCGGCCGCCATCGGCTTGCGCATCTACAAGCTGGCCATGACCTGGCCGATCGAGCCCCAGGGCCTGCGCGCCTTCGCCGACGGGTTGGAAGAGATTCTGGTCGTCGAGGAGAAGCACCCCTTCATCGAGCCGCAGATCAAGACCGCGCTCTACGACCTGCCCGATTCGCGCCGCCCGCGGGTCGTCGGCAAGGCCGACCAGGAGGGCAAGCCCCTGCTGTCGCGCTGCCGCGAACTGACCCCGGCCCAGATCGGCCGGGTCATCGCCGAACGCATCTCGTCCTATCACGACAGCGAGCGGATCCGGGAAAGGCTGGCTTTCCTCGACGCCAAACAGCGTTCGATCACCGCCCTGGTCTCGCCGATCGAACGGACGCCCTATTTCTGCTCGGGCTGCCCGCACAACACCTCGACCAAGGTCCCCGAGGGCAGCCAGGCCCTGTCCGGCATCGGCTGCCATTTCATGGCCCAGTGGATGGACCGCAGGACCGACACCTATACCCATATGGGCGCCGAAGGCGTGACCTGGATCGGCCAGGCTCACTTCACCGAAACCAAGCACATGTTCGTCAATATCGGCGACGGCACCTATTTCCATTCGGGCATCCTGGCGGTGCGCGCCTGCGTCGCGGCGAACGTCAACATCACCTTCAAGATTCTCTACAACGACGCTGTCGCGATGACCGGCGGCCAGCCCGCCGACGGCCCGCTGGACGTGCCGATCGTGACCCGTCAGATGCATGCCGAGGGCGTGCGCCGCATCGTCGTGGTGACCGACGAGCCGGAAAAATATCCGGTCGGCACCAGCTTCGCGCCGGGAGTCACGATCCATCACCGCGACGATCTCGACCAGGTCCAGCGCGATATCCGCGAATGGCCCGGGGTTTCGGTCCTGGTCTATGACCAGACCTGCGCGGCGGAGAAGCGCCGGCGGCGCAAGCGCGGCAAGTTCCCGGATCCGGCCAAGCGCGTCTATATCAACGAGCGGGTCTGCGAGGGCTGCGGCGATTGCAGCGAGAAATCCAACTGCCTCTCGGTGATCCCGGTCGAGACCGAGTTCGGGCGCAAGCGCGCCATCGACCAGTCGTCCTGCAACAAGGACTTTTCCTGCCTCAACGGCTTCTGCCCCAGCTTCGTCAGCGTGTTGGGCGGCGGCATGCGCAAGCGCAAGTCGAGCGCCACCGATATCGAGGAATTGAGCGCGCAACTGCCCGAACCCACCCGGCCCGGCGTTGAATCCCCTTACGGCATCCTGGTCACCGGGATCGGCGGCACTGGCGTCGTCACGATCGGCGCCCTGCTCGGCATGGCGGCTCATCTGGAAGGCAAAGGCGTCTCCATCCTCGACATTACCGGCCTCGCCCAGAAGGGCGGCGCGGTACTCAGCCATGTCCGCATCGCCGCCGATCCGGAGGCGCTGCACGCCGTGCGGATCGCCGCGGGCGAAGCCAATCTGGTGCTCGGCTGCGATCTGGTCGTGGCCGCCGGCAAGGAAGCCCTGGCCACGGTCCGAGAGGGCCGCACCATGGCGGTGGTCGACAGCCATGAGACGCCGACGGCGGGCTTCACCCGAAACCCGGATATCCGTTTCCCGGGCAAGGCGCTGACCAAGCTGATCTCCGAGGCCACGGGCACGGGCAATGCCGAATTCCTCGATTCGACGACCCTGGCTACCAATCTGCTGGGCGATTCCATCGCGTCCAACCTGTTCATGCTGGGCTATGCCTATCAGCGCGGCCTGATCCCGGTCTCCAGCGAGGCGATCCTGCGGGCCATCGAGCTGAACGGCGTCGCCGTGCCGATGAACACCCGGGCCTTCCTCTGGGGCCGTCAGGCGGCCCATGACCTGCCCAGCGTCGAGCAGGCCGCCAAGCCCGCCACGGGTGTGCCCGCGATCCGGCGCCTGTCGGAGACCCTGGACGAGTTGATCGACCGGCGGGCGACCGACCTCACCGCCTACCAGAACACGGCCTATGCCCGGCGCTACCGCGATTTCGTCGAGCGGGTCCGCGCGGTCGAGCAGGAAAAGGCCAACGGCATGACCGGCCTGGCCGAGGCCGCAGCGCGCTATCACTACAAGCTGCTGGCCTATAAGGACGAATACGAGGTCGCTCGGCTTTATGCCGACCCGGCCTTCCTGGCCGGGCTGCGCGACCGTTTCGACGGCGACTTCAAGCTCGAATTCAACTTGGCCCCGCCGATCCTGGCGCCGCGCGATCCGGTCACCGGCGAACTCAAGAAGATGACCTTCGGGCCCTGGATGCTGCCCGCCTTCCGCGTCCTGGCGAAGCTACGCTTCCTGCGCGGCTCCGCCCTTGATCCCTTCGGCAAGTCGGCCGAGCGTCGGCGCGAACGCGCGCTGATCGAGGAATACGAGGAGACGATGGGCGATATCCTGACCGGGCTGAACCACGACAACCACGCCCTGGCCGTCGAGATCGCCGGCCTGCCCGAGCATATCCGCGGCTATGGCCATGTGAAGGAGCGCCATCTGGCCGCCGCCGAAGCGCGGCGGGGGGAACTCCTCAAGGCCTGGCGCAGCCCGGCGGTTCCGGAACAGGCGGCGGAATAA